The proteins below are encoded in one region of Aquisphaera giovannonii:
- a CDS encoding apiosidase-like domain-containing protein encodes MRASLSRPSLAALVAAGLALATSARGEPVVKSKGEANRVVEVALDAGHPIADPFRSVELDATFTTPSGKAVKIPGFWAGGNTWKIRYASPEAGVHRFVTACNWADERGLHEARGEVEVVPATGANALYRRGPIRVAADRRHFEQADGTPFLWLGDTWWMGLCDRLRFPDEFRTLAADRHAKGFNVVQIVAGLYPDMAAFDPRGRNEAGFPWTEKYETIRPEYFDRADERLDELVEHEIVPCVVMAWGYHLPWTGIDAMKRHVRYVIARYGALPVVWCLAGEVNLPYYLEKGFPRGGEKQTRDWEEVIRYARSINGLGRLITVHPTGIEPLSGRLLYADQGLFDFDMLQTGHGRREVLAPTIHALRASLDARPIMPVVNGEVAYEALMGTIPADVPRAMFWSCMLSGAAGHTYGANGIWQLNRRDRPYGKSPHGGTYGPIPWDEAMRLPGSGQIGRGKAFLERYPWQRLEPHPEWASWAGSEGHLPAEVPYTAGIPGGVRITYSPLPRAVALEGLDAGRDYSLRYFDPSQGHTTEGKSFRPDPGGAARVDPPQNATGDWVLAVRPEPTGPR; translated from the coding sequence ATGCGAGCGTCCCTCTCCCGCCCCTCGCTTGCGGCCCTCGTTGCAGCCGGCCTGGCCCTCGCCACCTCGGCCCGCGGGGAGCCGGTCGTGAAGTCGAAGGGCGAGGCGAACCGGGTGGTCGAGGTCGCGCTCGACGCGGGCCATCCGATCGCCGACCCGTTCCGGTCGGTCGAGCTGGACGCCACGTTCACGACGCCGTCCGGGAAGGCCGTCAAGATCCCGGGCTTCTGGGCCGGCGGCAACACCTGGAAGATCCGCTACGCGTCGCCGGAGGCCGGCGTGCACCGGTTCGTCACCGCGTGCAACTGGGCCGACGAGCGCGGGCTGCATGAGGCGAGAGGCGAGGTGGAGGTCGTCCCGGCGACGGGGGCGAACGCCCTGTATCGCCGCGGGCCCATCCGCGTGGCCGCGGATCGGCGGCACTTCGAGCAGGCGGACGGGACGCCGTTCCTCTGGCTGGGCGACACCTGGTGGATGGGCCTCTGCGACCGCCTCCGCTTCCCCGACGAGTTCCGTACGCTCGCGGCCGACCGCCACGCCAAGGGCTTCAACGTCGTCCAGATCGTCGCGGGCCTCTACCCGGACATGGCCGCCTTCGATCCCAGGGGCCGGAACGAGGCCGGCTTCCCGTGGACGGAGAAGTACGAGACGATCCGCCCGGAATACTTCGACCGGGCCGACGAGCGGCTGGACGAGCTGGTCGAGCATGAGATCGTCCCCTGCGTCGTCATGGCCTGGGGCTATCACCTCCCCTGGACGGGCATCGACGCCATGAAGCGGCACGTCCGCTACGTCATCGCCCGCTACGGCGCCCTGCCGGTCGTCTGGTGCTTGGCCGGCGAGGTCAACCTGCCGTACTACCTGGAGAAGGGCTTCCCGAGGGGGGGAGAGAAGCAGACGAGGGACTGGGAGGAGGTCATCCGCTACGCCCGGTCGATCAACGGCCTGGGGCGGCTCATCACCGTCCACCCGACCGGCATCGAGCCCCTGAGCGGCCGGCTCCTCTACGCCGACCAGGGGCTGTTCGACTTCGACATGCTCCAGACCGGCCACGGCAGGCGTGAGGTCCTGGCGCCGACGATCCACGCCCTGCGGGCCTCGCTGGACGCCCGGCCGATCATGCCGGTGGTCAACGGCGAGGTCGCCTACGAGGCCCTGATGGGGACCATCCCCGCCGACGTCCCCCGCGCGATGTTCTGGAGCTGCATGCTCTCCGGGGCCGCCGGGCACACGTATGGCGCCAACGGGATCTGGCAGCTCAACCGCCGCGACCGGCCCTACGGCAAGTCCCCCCACGGCGGCACGTACGGCCCGATCCCCTGGGACGAGGCCATGCGCCTCCCCGGCTCCGGCCAGATCGGCCGCGGCAAGGCGTTCCTCGAGCGCTATCCGTGGCAGCGCCTCGAGCCCCACCCGGAATGGGCATCCTGGGCCGGGAGCGAGGGCCACCTCCCGGCCGAGGTGCCGTACACCGCCGGCATCCCCGGCGGCGTCCGGATCACCTACTCTCCGCTCCCCCGGGCTGTCGCCCTGGAGGGGCTCGATGCGGGCCGCGACTATTCGCTGCGATACTTCGACCCTTCGCAAGGCCACACCACCGAGGGCAAGTCCTTCCGCCCTGATCCTGGCGGAGCGGCCCGGGTCGACCCTCCCCAGAACGCGACGGGCGACTGGGTGCTCGCAGTGAGACCGGAGCCGACGGGCCCCCGTTGA
- a CDS encoding effector-associated domain EAD1-containing protein, giving the protein MGFIRRRFTKEQRQRLRGIIADAFTRADLNQLVEDAFDEKLENIASPGNMLEVVRELILWSSKRGRENELLCALRAARPSRADVQAIAGELLPEDYDCLKSRDSSDQAITELPLGVLAHYKPWTGMSGIESATWLVLVLSLFALGLASRSEILRQQNKEPEKSLSEIDRVRGRLEVRLDARERPLFKFHGGGLPVADGRPGMVAHDPEIERLSKDLSTLLDIFDRAIGSAGLSERDQLRLDLAETALNWKNRAGTALSWGNQYSISDLLKDRCLMPAARDIDPGISLSSLLAPGNDCGRFDPLRAASIEGYVVAVRDGDLVGLVRHFHHPRPLPVETIIEISLTKNAQPNKRVRAILTPRSRALSSIRGDVWESASLKKSLVGHRVRLVGWVVFDPVASSESENTNPGNTQNSAATAWRICPVSQIRIGP; this is encoded by the coding sequence ATGGGCTTCATTCGGAGACGATTCACCAAGGAGCAGCGACAACGCCTTCGCGGCATCATCGCGGATGCGTTCACCCGGGCCGACCTTAATCAGCTCGTTGAGGACGCCTTCGACGAAAAATTAGAGAACATTGCGTCTCCCGGCAACATGTTAGAGGTTGTACGTGAATTGATCCTATGGTCGAGCAAGCGGGGCAGAGAGAATGAATTGTTGTGCGCGCTGCGAGCGGCCCGTCCGTCAAGGGCCGACGTCCAGGCGATTGCAGGAGAACTACTGCCCGAAGATTACGATTGCTTGAAATCGCGGGACTCGTCCGATCAGGCCATAACCGAGCTGCCTCTTGGCGTGCTTGCGCACTACAAGCCTTGGACGGGGATGTCGGGGATCGAATCGGCGACATGGCTGGTCCTGGTTCTTTCCTTGTTCGCGCTTGGTCTTGCCTCCAGGTCGGAAATCCTGCGTCAGCAGAACAAGGAGCCGGAAAAGTCACTGTCCGAAATCGACCGAGTCCGGGGCCGCCTTGAGGTCAGGCTCGATGCACGCGAGCGTCCCCTGTTCAAATTCCACGGAGGGGGCCTCCCTGTTGCAGACGGGAGGCCGGGCATGGTGGCCCACGACCCCGAGATCGAGCGCCTGTCGAAGGACCTGAGTACTCTCCTTGATATATTCGATCGCGCTATAGGATCGGCGGGATTGTCCGAGCGGGATCAACTTCGGCTCGACCTGGCCGAGACCGCCCTGAACTGGAAGAACCGAGCTGGGACGGCCCTGAGCTGGGGGAACCAATACAGCATCAGTGACCTCCTAAAGGACCGCTGCCTCATGCCCGCAGCGAGGGACATCGACCCCGGCATTAGTCTGTCCAGTTTGCTCGCCCCGGGCAACGATTGTGGCCGATTTGATCCCCTGAGAGCCGCCTCCATCGAGGGATACGTCGTCGCTGTGAGGGACGGAGACCTCGTCGGGCTTGTGCGCCATTTTCATCATCCCAGGCCATTACCGGTCGAGACGATCATCGAGATATCCCTCACGAAGAATGCTCAACCCAACAAGCGAGTTAGGGCGATCCTCACCCCAAGGAGCCGCGCACTGAGCAGCATCCGAGGGGACGTCTGGGAGAGCGCCAGTCTGAAGAAATCCCTGGTAGGTCACCGCGTGCGATTGGTTGGTTGGGTGGTCTTTGATCCGGTTGCATCCTCCGAATCCGAGAATACCAATCCGGGCAATACGCAGAACTCGGCTGCGACGGCGTGGCGTATTTGCCCCGTGTCTCAGATCCGCATAGGGCCGTGA
- a CDS encoding NHL repeat-containing protein, whose protein sequence is MGTTGTMGLLLAAALLAAGADRRDEVKPPPGGYRTSWVGNSFPGDGGPNGLGYWVQNGADEVEVTPDGTVLAGTDWDEAGRCVGLYRDGKVNRVLLKQEGPGVKETAWGWNTGNGALAVDGPDIYVANKGKRLLHFTWKPGDIDSASFADERGLPAEAVGLSARGGRIAIAYAGRLEVRDARNATLIREATVPGLKDVALAPDGTPWILAGDAVGKLGPAGPVGPCEGVGRPSAIAFGADGRLIVCDDGPDQQVKSFDVSGDRPRLVATFGEKGGLRAGTPGESRPAKLYSPRGAGTDSDGNLYLALGFNGAPVGTLVLRSFDPKGALRWELANHAFVDTYGFDPESDGRVVYSRTAIFEVEADATAWPPWRQRATTVDHVTFPADVRASTAMSVQIRHLRGRRLLYGIGQYGGGFQLFTFDGPDAHLARPAGKVTAEGETWAWQVAANGDVWHGDAPNRTIRRHAFLGWDADGRPRFETAKPESWPWPEDFELVRRVHYEAAADTLYLSGYLKGESIDSWGVAGKTLRRIDGWAKGPRKDRWTTKLPVNPEGEGPGKPLSPSSLAFAGDYVFAGMVKPDEGKQHVHILRTDDARYVGSFVPGPEVGGNAGWLDMPYSMDAIRRRDGEYLVLVEEDWRGKNLLYRWKPPVP, encoded by the coding sequence ATGGGGACGACGGGGACGATGGGCCTGCTGCTCGCGGCGGCCCTGCTGGCCGCGGGCGCCGACCGCCGCGACGAGGTCAAGCCGCCGCCGGGCGGCTATCGCACGAGCTGGGTCGGCAATTCCTTCCCGGGCGACGGCGGGCCGAACGGGCTCGGCTACTGGGTGCAGAACGGCGCCGACGAGGTCGAGGTCACGCCGGACGGGACGGTGCTGGCCGGAACCGACTGGGACGAGGCCGGGCGTTGCGTCGGCCTGTACCGGGATGGCAAGGTCAACCGCGTGCTCCTCAAGCAGGAGGGGCCCGGCGTGAAGGAGACCGCCTGGGGCTGGAACACCGGCAACGGCGCCCTGGCGGTGGACGGGCCGGACATCTACGTCGCCAACAAGGGCAAGCGGCTCCTCCACTTCACCTGGAAGCCGGGGGACATCGACTCGGCCTCGTTCGCGGACGAGCGCGGGCTCCCCGCCGAGGCCGTCGGCCTGAGCGCCCGCGGTGGCAGGATCGCCATCGCCTATGCCGGGAGGCTGGAGGTGAGGGACGCCCGCAACGCGACGCTGATCCGGGAGGCAACCGTCCCGGGCCTCAAGGATGTTGCGCTGGCACCGGACGGGACGCCCTGGATCCTCGCCGGGGACGCGGTCGGGAAGCTCGGCCCGGCGGGCCCGGTCGGGCCCTGCGAGGGGGTCGGCAGGCCCTCGGCGATCGCGTTCGGCGCCGACGGACGGCTCATCGTCTGCGACGACGGGCCGGACCAGCAGGTGAAGTCCTTCGACGTGTCGGGCGACCGGCCCAGGCTCGTCGCCACCTTCGGCGAGAAGGGCGGGCTCCGCGCCGGGACGCCCGGCGAATCCCGGCCGGCGAAGCTGTATTCGCCCCGGGGCGCCGGCACCGACTCGGACGGGAACCTGTACCTCGCCCTCGGGTTCAACGGGGCCCCGGTCGGCACCCTCGTGCTCCGGTCCTTCGACCCCAAGGGGGCGCTGCGATGGGAGCTCGCCAATCACGCGTTCGTGGACACCTACGGCTTCGACCCGGAGTCCGACGGCCGCGTCGTCTATAGCCGCACGGCGATCTTCGAGGTCGAGGCGGACGCGACGGCCTGGCCCCCGTGGCGGCAGCGGGCCACCACGGTCGACCACGTCACCTTCCCGGCCGACGTCCGCGCGAGCACGGCGATGAGCGTGCAGATCCGCCACCTCCGGGGCCGGCGGCTCCTCTACGGGATCGGCCAGTACGGGGGCGGGTTCCAGCTCTTCACCTTCGACGGGCCGGACGCCCACCTCGCGAGGCCCGCGGGGAAGGTCACGGCCGAGGGCGAGACCTGGGCCTGGCAGGTCGCGGCGAACGGGGACGTCTGGCACGGGGACGCCCCGAACCGGACGATCCGCCGTCACGCGTTCCTCGGCTGGGACGCCGACGGCCGGCCCCGGTTCGAGACGGCGAAGCCCGAGTCCTGGCCCTGGCCCGAGGACTTCGAGCTGGTCCGACGGGTCCACTACGAGGCGGCGGCCGACACGCTCTACCTGAGCGGCTACCTGAAGGGCGAATCCATCGATTCCTGGGGCGTCGCGGGCAAGACCCTACGCCGCATCGACGGCTGGGCGAAGGGCCCCCGGAAGGACCGATGGACGACGAAACTGCCGGTGAATCCGGAGGGCGAAGGCCCCGGCAAGCCCCTGTCGCCGAGCTCCCTCGCTTTCGCGGGCGATTACGTGTTCGCGGGTATGGTCAAGCCGGACGAGGGCAAGCAGCACGTCCACATCCTGCGGACCGACGACGCCCGGTACGTCGGCTCGTTCGTCCCGGGCCCGGAAGTCGGCGGCAACGCCGGCTGGCTGGACATGCCCTACTCGATGGACGCCATCCGGCGTAGGGACGGCGAGTACCTCGTCCTCGTCGAGGAAGATTGGCGAGGGAAGAACCTCCTCTACCGCTGGAAGCCCCCCGTGCCCTGA
- a CDS encoding GntR family transcriptional regulator — MVWDHESSRPGPVPDEPGSLAHRAYEDLRGRILSGRLAPGAMLSERRLAAEMGMSKTPVHAAIERLAADGFLSVAAQRGIVVREVSVREIADHFEVREAIEPFLVARLAGRLGADHRKRLSWNAREHRRVARAGDVAAVVDRDAEFHLLLAEFQGNREFARLMAQVRDRVRASIHELSTRHPERMLQSVEEHDRIVEALVAGDGAAAAERMREHIRWGMQRLCDRGS, encoded by the coding sequence ATGGTGTGGGACCACGAGTCATCGAGGCCGGGCCCGGTCCCGGACGAGCCCGGCTCCCTCGCGCACCGGGCCTATGAGGACCTGAGGGGCCGGATCCTCTCCGGGCGGCTGGCCCCGGGGGCGATGCTCTCGGAGCGCCGGCTCGCCGCCGAGATGGGGATGAGCAAGACGCCGGTGCATGCCGCGATCGAGCGGCTGGCGGCGGACGGCTTCCTCTCCGTCGCGGCCCAGCGGGGCATCGTGGTGCGGGAGGTCTCGGTCCGGGAGATCGCCGACCATTTCGAGGTCCGCGAGGCGATCGAGCCGTTCCTCGTCGCGAGGCTCGCGGGCCGCCTCGGCGCCGACCATCGGAAGCGGCTCTCGTGGAACGCGAGGGAGCACCGCCGCGTGGCCCGGGCCGGGGACGTCGCGGCCGTCGTGGATCGCGACGCCGAATTCCACCTCCTGCTCGCGGAATTCCAGGGGAACCGCGAGTTCGCCCGGCTGATGGCCCAGGTCCGCGACAGGGTGCGCGCCTCGATCCACGAGCTGTCGACTCGGCATCCCGAGCGGATGTTGCAGTCGGTTGAGGAGCACGACCGGATCGTCGAGGCCCTCGTCGCGGGGGACGGGGCCGCCGCCGCGGAGCGGATGAGGGAGCACATTCGGTGGGGGATGCAGCGGCTCTGCGACCGCGGCTCGTGA
- a CDS encoding glycoside hydrolase family 127 protein, whose translation MRAHRSGMIHAQACAAFFGLAAWASLTFPAGGAADLPTPDAVKPAVGLKAVPFPLEEVRLLDGPLHHAMELDEKYILALDVDRLLHAFRVNAGLPSAAKPLGGWEAPKVEVRGHFVGHYMSACALLYASTGDPRFKEKGDRLVAGLVECQEKMGTGYLGAFPEEFIDRVEARKPVWAPYYTLHKILAGLLDMNTYCGNAEALGAARKFADWIKSRCDRLSDAQMQGMLGNEHGGMNEVLANLYARTGEKKYLELSERFNHRAVIDPAAVGQDRLTGLHANTQIPKFIGTAEEYELTGNPAYASASRFFWDTVVKERSYVIGGHSDGEMFSPKETLSKAFGPSTTETCNTYNMLKLTRHLFEWEPKAEYADYYERALFNHILPSQNDQTGMMVYYLPLRPGMRRVFNEFDDSFWCCTGTGVENHAKYGDSIYFHDGGGTLYVNLFVASELGWKEKGLTLRQETGFPAEQGTRLVLSCKSPTTLALRLRHPSWAGAGFAIKVNGRAVAAESRPGSYAEVSREWKDGDAVEVSLPFALRTEGFRDNPDRLAFLHGPLVLAAPLKQGQAIPAIVGDRSATLSALKPVEGQPSTFAASPELFRTSSAGADEPLRLMPLYRIPAESHYTVYFDRFTADGWKAKEAEYAAAQARLRELDARTVDRVHPGQDQSERDHRFEGEKSNAGLFGDRPWRDASDGGFIRYVVKVLPDRPQVLSVTYWGSDSNGRVFDVVVDGTRIATEKLERNHPEEFYDQAYPIPQDLTRGKDQVTVTFQAHPRNFAGGLFGLRVLRQEK comes from the coding sequence ATGCGAGCCCACCGAAGCGGAATGATCCATGCGCAGGCCTGTGCGGCCTTCTTCGGCCTGGCCGCCTGGGCGTCCCTCACCTTCCCGGCCGGGGGCGCCGCGGACCTCCCCACGCCGGACGCGGTGAAGCCCGCGGTGGGCCTGAAGGCCGTGCCGTTCCCGCTCGAGGAGGTCCGCCTGCTCGACGGACCGCTTCACCATGCGATGGAGCTGGACGAGAAGTACATCCTGGCCCTCGACGTCGATCGGCTCCTGCACGCCTTCCGGGTCAACGCGGGCCTGCCCAGCGCGGCGAAGCCGCTGGGAGGGTGGGAGGCGCCGAAGGTGGAGGTCCGCGGCCATTTCGTGGGCCACTACATGAGCGCGTGCGCCCTCCTCTACGCCAGCACGGGAGACCCGCGGTTCAAGGAGAAGGGGGATAGGCTCGTCGCCGGCCTCGTCGAATGCCAGGAGAAGATGGGCACCGGCTATCTCGGCGCCTTCCCCGAGGAGTTCATCGACCGCGTCGAGGCCCGCAAGCCGGTCTGGGCTCCCTATTACACGCTGCACAAGATCCTCGCCGGGTTGCTCGACATGAACACATACTGCGGCAATGCCGAGGCGCTCGGGGCGGCGAGGAAGTTCGCCGACTGGATCAAATCTCGATGCGACCGGCTGAGCGACGCCCAGATGCAGGGGATGCTGGGCAATGAGCACGGCGGGATGAACGAGGTGCTCGCCAACCTCTACGCCCGCACCGGCGAGAAGAAGTACCTGGAGCTGTCCGAGCGGTTCAACCACAGGGCCGTGATCGACCCGGCCGCCGTGGGCCAGGACAGGCTGACCGGGCTGCACGCGAACACGCAGATCCCCAAGTTCATCGGCACGGCGGAGGAGTACGAGCTGACTGGGAACCCCGCCTACGCCTCGGCGTCGCGGTTCTTCTGGGACACCGTGGTCAAGGAGCGGTCCTACGTCATCGGCGGCCACAGCGACGGCGAGATGTTCTCGCCCAAGGAGACGCTCTCGAAGGCCTTCGGCCCGAGCACGACCGAGACGTGCAACACGTACAACATGCTGAAGCTGACGCGGCACCTCTTCGAGTGGGAGCCGAAGGCGGAGTACGCCGACTATTACGAGCGGGCCCTGTTCAATCACATCCTCCCGTCCCAGAACGACCAGACGGGGATGATGGTCTACTACCTGCCGCTCCGGCCCGGCATGAGGCGCGTCTTCAACGAATTCGACGACAGCTTCTGGTGCTGCACCGGCACGGGCGTGGAGAACCACGCGAAGTACGGCGACAGCATCTACTTCCACGACGGCGGCGGGACCCTGTACGTGAACCTGTTCGTGGCGTCGGAGCTGGGGTGGAAGGAGAAGGGGCTGACGCTGAGGCAGGAGACGGGCTTCCCGGCGGAGCAGGGGACCCGCCTGGTGCTCTCGTGCAAGTCGCCGACGACGCTGGCCCTCAGGCTGAGGCATCCGTCGTGGGCGGGCGCCGGCTTCGCGATCAAGGTCAACGGCCGGGCCGTCGCGGCCGAGAGCCGGCCGGGGAGCTACGCGGAGGTCTCGCGAGAATGGAAGGACGGCGACGCGGTGGAGGTCTCGCTGCCGTTCGCGCTCCGCACCGAGGGCTTCCGGGACAACCCGGACCGCCTGGCGTTCCTGCACGGCCCGCTCGTCCTCGCCGCGCCGTTGAAGCAGGGGCAGGCCATCCCGGCGATCGTCGGCGACCGCTCGGCCACGCTGTCGGCCCTGAAGCCCGTCGAGGGGCAGCCCTCGACGTTCGCCGCCTCGCCGGAGCTGTTCCGGACGTCGTCCGCGGGCGCGGACGAGCCGCTCAGGCTCATGCCCCTCTATCGGATCCCCGCGGAGAGCCATTACACGGTCTACTTCGACCGGTTCACGGCCGACGGGTGGAAGGCGAAGGAGGCCGAGTACGCGGCCGCCCAGGCCCGCCTCCGCGAGCTGGACGCGAGGACCGTGGACCGCGTCCACCCCGGCCAGGACCAGAGCGAGCGCGACCACCGGTTCGAGGGCGAGAAGTCGAACGCCGGCCTGTTCGGCGATCGGCCCTGGCGGGACGCCAGCGACGGCGGCTTCATCCGGTACGTCGTCAAGGTGCTCCCGGACCGCCCGCAGGTGCTGAGCGTCACCTACTGGGGGAGCGACTCCAACGGCCGGGTCTTCGACGTGGTCGTGGACGGCACGAGGATCGCCACCGAGAAGCTCGAACGCAATCACCCCGAAGAATTCTACGACCAGGCGTACCCCATCCCGCAGGACCTCACCCGGGGCAAGGACCAGGTCACCGTGACCTTCCAGGCACACCCCCGCAACTTCGCCGGCGGGCTGTTCGGGCTCCGCGTGCTCCGGCAGGAGAAGTGA
- a CDS encoding glycoside hydrolase family 16 protein produces MKRVLAFSLLVLAAVSPARADDWKLVWSDEFEKAGAPDPAKWGYEHGLIRNDEKQFYTRNRPENARVEGGHLVIEARKEPWEEGGKKAEYTSASLTTEGKHAWTHAKVEVRAKLPKGRGTWPAIWMLGSDIKKAGWPACGEIDIMEFVGYDPGLVHANIHTKKYNHMNKSGKGSSLKLPDASEAFHVYGVEWDAKEMHFSVDGKVYFTYKNEGSGPAAWPYDKPQFLILNLAIGGGWGGQKGIDDAIFPQPYVIDYVRIYEKARTATAGRRAGR; encoded by the coding sequence ATGAAACGCGTCCTCGCCTTCTCGCTCCTCGTGCTCGCCGCCGTCTCCCCCGCCCGTGCCGACGACTGGAAGCTCGTCTGGAGCGACGAGTTCGAGAAGGCCGGGGCCCCGGACCCCGCGAAGTGGGGCTACGAGCACGGGCTCATCCGCAACGACGAGAAGCAGTTCTACACCCGCAATCGCCCGGAGAACGCCCGCGTCGAGGGCGGCCACCTGGTCATCGAGGCGCGGAAGGAGCCCTGGGAGGAGGGCGGGAAGAAGGCCGAGTACACGTCGGCCTCGCTCACGACCGAGGGGAAGCACGCCTGGACCCACGCGAAGGTCGAGGTCCGCGCGAAGCTGCCGAAGGGCCGCGGCACCTGGCCGGCGATCTGGATGCTCGGCTCGGACATCAAGAAGGCCGGATGGCCGGCCTGCGGCGAGATCGACATCATGGAGTTCGTCGGCTACGACCCCGGCCTCGTCCACGCGAACATCCACACCAAGAAGTACAACCACATGAACAAGTCGGGCAAGGGGAGCAGCCTCAAGCTCCCCGACGCCTCGGAGGCGTTCCACGTCTACGGCGTGGAGTGGGACGCGAAGGAGATGCATTTCTCGGTCGATGGCAAGGTCTACTTCACCTACAAGAATGAGGGGAGCGGCCCAGCGGCGTGGCCCTATGACAAACCTCAGTTCCTGATCCTCAACCTGGCGATCGGCGGCGGCTGGGGCGGCCAGAAGGGGATCGACGACGCGATCTTCCCGCAGCCGTACGTCATCGACTACGTGCGGATCTACGAGAAGGCGAGGACGGCGACGGCCGGCCGCCGGGCCGGGCGGTGA